The sequence CTTTCAGCCAAATCATGACTGATGAAAGAACCATTCAAGAACAACTCAAAACCTGCTCGAGTTCATTCAATCAAAAGAGACACTTTGTCTTACCAAGCATCTAGCTTGCAAACACTTGTGCCTCCTCAAGTCGGATTAACCCAAGCTTTCCATAATCTCATCGGAAATTTCCGCATTATGATACACCTCTTGCACATCATCGTGCTCTTCGAGGGTATCGATAAGGCGCATAAACTTCTCCGCAGTCTCGGCATCTAGCTCCGCTTTAGTCGAGGCGATCATTGCGATTTCAGCGTTATCACTGACAAACCCTGCGGCATCGAGGGCATCTTTCACCTCGTAAAACGCGGTTGGTTCAGTAAATACATCAATCGCGCCATCATCGTAACTCACCACATCTTCAGCGCCCGCTTCGAGCGCCGCATCCATCAAGGCATCTTCATCAGTGCCCGGTGCATAGGACAACACTCCGCGTTTAGTGAACAAATAGGCAACCGAACCATCGGTACCTAAGTTACCGCCAGATTTGCTAAAGGCATTACGTACGCCGCTGACGGTACGGTTACGGTTATCGGTCATGGTTTCCACCATCACCGCGGTGCCGCCCGGGCCATAGCCTTCGTAAATAATGGTTTCGAGTTGTTGCCCTTCAAGCTCGCCAGCACCGCGCTTAATCGCGCGCTCAATGGTATCGCGGGTCATATTGCCACCCAGCGCCTTATCGATAGCGATACGCAAGCGTGGATTTGAATCGGGATCGGAGCCACCTTCACGGGCAGAAACTGTTAATTCACGGATAAATTTAGTGAAAAGTTTACCGCGCTTGGCATCTTGTGCTGCTTTGCGGTGTTTAATATTGGCCCACTTACTATGACCTGCCATGGGAGAACTCCTCTACACATAGCCATTGCACATCTTATCAATAGCCTAAGGTAACGTTGACGGCGCCTCCAATAATGCTCCTTTATTCAATGTTCCTTTACACAGTGAATGACGGAAAATTAAGTGACGTCGAT comes from Shewanella oneidensis MR-1 and encodes:
- a CDS encoding YebC/PmpR family DNA-binding transcriptional regulator; translated protein: MAGHSKWANIKHRKAAQDAKRGKLFTKFIRELTVSAREGGSDPDSNPRLRIAIDKALGGNMTRDTIERAIKRGAGELEGQQLETIIYEGYGPGGTAVMVETMTDNRNRTVSGVRNAFSKSGGNLGTDGSVAYLFTKRGVLSYAPGTDEDALMDAALEAGAEDVVSYDDGAIDVFTEPTAFYEVKDALDAAGFVSDNAEIAMIASTKAELDAETAEKFMRLIDTLEEHDDVQEVYHNAEISDEIMESLG